CGTGTACGCCCGGGTGCTGGTCGGCGAAGTCGCGGAGCACGGCGGGGATGATCCGCCCCGGATTGCGCCCGGCCTCCTGCATGTTGAGCAGGAGCACCGACTTGGCGTCGTCACCCAGCTCGGCCTCGATCAACGCGAGATTCGCGGCGGGGACCGCGACCGCGACGGGCTCGCCGAGGGCCAGTCCGGCGCGGACGAACGCCGTGGTGGCAGCCACGTATTCCCGGTCGCCCCGGTAGAGGAGCGCCGGATGTACGAACGGTTCCGCGAACATCAGGGTTCACGCTACCCAACGTTGATGACTTCAAGGCAATCAGTTGGGTATCTAGTGAGTGTGAAGAGCAGAATGCCGCTTATCCGCCGCCCCCGCCCCGCAACCAGGCCGCTCCCCCTCGATCTACGCACTCCGTCCGGCCGGATCCTCCCGTTCTGAGCGATGAGAACCCTATGCTCGAGGACATGCCGGAATTGCAGATGCGGGTTTCCGACGATGACCGGGAGTGCGCCGCGCAGCAGCTGCAGCATGCCTTCACCGAGGGCCGCCTCACCCAGCTGGAGCTCGAGGACCGCCTTGAGATCGCCCTGACCGCGAAGACCTACGGCGACCTGCTGGGCCTGATCGACGATCTCCCCGTCGATCAGCCGCAGGTCGACGACGTGGTCGAGCTGGAGTCGAAGAACGGCCACATCAAGCGCTCCGGCGACTGGGCCGTCCCCCGGCGGCTGCGGGTGACCTCCAAGTACGGCGGCGTCGAGCTGGACCTGTCCGAGGCCGTGGTCACCCACCCGGTCGTGGACATCGAGCTCGACCTCGCGTACGGCTCCGCCAAGATCATCCTTCCGGAGGGCGGGGTCGCGAACGTCGACGCGTTCCGAAGCGACCACGGCCACGTCTCGACCTCCGACGTGCCGGGCAGGCGGCGCCCCGGCGCCCTCTACGTCGTGATCAGCGGCAGGACGAAGTACGGCGGGCTGACGGTGCGCTATCCGCGCAGGCGCTGGTTCACCCAGTGATGGAAGAGCGAGATGTGGTGCTCGCTGGGCACGAGCACCCCTCCGTCGCGGTACGCGCGTGACGACATGCCGGGCTGGGTCCGCTCGCAGGCGTCGAAGTCCTGCTCGTTGACCCGGTGGAACAGCTCGACCGACGACGACAGGTCGGCGCCGGAGGCCACCACGTCCGGGTGGTAGAGCCAGTCGCACTCGACCACGGTCCTGTCCGCCGCCAGCGGGACCATCCGGTGCAGGATCACGTGGTCGGGCACGAGATTGACGAACACCTGCGGCTTGACGGTGATCGCGTAGTAGCGGCGATCCTGGTCCTGCGACACGTCGGGCAGCTTGCCGAACCCCGGGCCGCCGTCCACGGTGAACCCCTCGACCCGCTCGGCGAACTCCGCGCCGTGACCCACGTAGTACTGCGCCGCGTAGCCGCCCGCGAACTCCGGCAGCACGGCGACCAGCTCGGGGTGGATGGTGGCGCAGTGGTAGCACTCCATGAAGTTCTCGACGACGAGCTTCCAGTTGGCCTTGACGTCGTAGACGATCCTGCGGCCGAGCGCGAGCTTGTCGACGTGGTAGCGCTCGATGGCGGCGGGGTCGCCGAGCCGTTCGACAGCCGCGTACGTCACCGTCTCCTCGAACGAGGGCGGCTCCACGGCCAGGCACACCCACGCGTACCCCAGCCATTCCCGCAGGTGCACGGGCACCAGGCCGTACTCGACGCGGTCGACGTCGGGCATCTTCGCCAGGTTCGGGGCGGCGGCCAGGCGGCCGTCGAGGTCGTAGGACCAGGCGTGGTACGCGCACCTGATCGTCCTCCTGACCTCGCCCTCCGGCTCGAGGCAGAGGCGGGCGCCACGGTGCCTGCAGACGTTGAGGAAGGCCCGCAGCCGATCGTCGCGGCCGCGTACCACGATCACGCTCTCCCTGCCGACCTGGACCGTCCTGAACGCGCCCGGCTTCGGCAGGTCCTCGCCCCTGACCGCGCAGAACCAGAGGGCCTCGAAGATCTTGGCCTGCTCCTCGGCGAACACCTCGGGGTCGGTGTACGAGCGGCCGGGAAGCGTGGGCATCAAGCTGGACAACCGGCCCCCTCTGTTGCGCATGACGCACCGAGTTGCTCTATATGCGACTTTATGCGGACATCGTCAGTCGGCCCTAGGACACTGTCAAGAGGTAGGTGCTGTACCCCGACAACGTGGCCGGTTTTTACACCGGCTTGATACCGATGGTGTTAGCGGGGTGCAAGTGACGGTCAAGGACTGCTCCATAATGTTCCCTTCGTTCGTTAAACCTACGAAGGGCTTGAAATGACACCCCCTCGTCGTCGCCTGGCCGTCGCGGCCGCGACGCTGACCCTTGCCGTCCTCACCACCGCCTGCGGTGCCATCGGCCAGGCTGTTGACTGCAACACCGCCGCCAGTGAGGCCAGCAAGATCGCCACCGAGTGGAGCTCCGCGATGGCGAGCGCCGCCACGGACAAGGACGCCCTCGGGAAGGCCTCGAAGACCGCGGCGGACAAGACCAAGGAGCTCGCGGGCAAGTACGACGGCGACGTCGCCGCCGCGCTGAACGACCTCGCCGCCGGGTTCGAGACCATGGAGAA
The Nonomuraea helvata genome window above contains:
- a CDS encoding DUF1707 domain-containing protein, with the translated sequence MPELQMRVSDDDRECAAQQLQHAFTEGRLTQLELEDRLEIALTAKTYGDLLGLIDDLPVDQPQVDDVVELESKNGHIKRSGDWAVPRRLRVTSKYGGVELDLSEAVVTHPVVDIELDLAYGSAKIILPEGGVANVDAFRSDHGHVSTSDVPGRRRPGALYVVISGRTKYGGLTVRYPRRRWFTQ
- a CDS encoding aromatic ring-hydroxylating oxygenase subunit alpha, with amino-acid sequence MRNRGGRLSSLMPTLPGRSYTDPEVFAEEQAKIFEALWFCAVRGEDLPKPGAFRTVQVGRESVIVVRGRDDRLRAFLNVCRHRGARLCLEPEGEVRRTIRCAYHAWSYDLDGRLAAAPNLAKMPDVDRVEYGLVPVHLREWLGYAWVCLAVEPPSFEETVTYAAVERLGDPAAIERYHVDKLALGRRIVYDVKANWKLVVENFMECYHCATIHPELVAVLPEFAGGYAAQYYVGHGAEFAERVEGFTVDGGPGFGKLPDVSQDQDRRYYAITVKPQVFVNLVPDHVILHRMVPLAADRTVVECDWLYHPDVVASGADLSSSVELFHRVNEQDFDACERTQPGMSSRAYRDGGVLVPSEHHISLFHHWVNQRLRG